Proteins from a genomic interval of Caldicellulosiruptor diazotrophicus:
- a CDS encoding sugar phosphate isomerase/epimerase family protein codes for MYKFIFTAFGDEIASSLDEQIEVLKKHGIEYLEFRSANGKNIADFTENEAKEVFKKLKDSGIKVSAIGSPIGKVDVNCDFEKYLDLFKHILNLAHILETKYIRIFSFYVPEGEEDKYTDVVIERLSKFTEIAKKENLVLLHENEKEIYGNNAERCFKILSTINSPNLRATFDPANFVQCKVEVYPHAFELLKDYIEYVHIKDAKFSDGSVTVAGEGDGRVKDVIETLKRMSFCGFLSIEPHLNNNLPGGGPENFAKAYRAIKKIIDEEGES; via the coding sequence ATGTATAAATTTATATTCACAGCATTTGGAGATGAGATAGCAAGCAGTTTGGATGAACAGATAGAGGTTTTAAAAAAACATGGTATTGAATATTTAGAGTTTCGGTCTGCAAATGGTAAAAATATTGCTGACTTTACTGAAAATGAAGCAAAGGAAGTTTTTAAAAAATTAAAAGATAGTGGTATAAAGGTTTCAGCAATAGGGTCTCCAATCGGCAAGGTTGATGTAAACTGCGACTTTGAAAAGTATCTTGACCTTTTTAAACATATCCTCAATCTTGCGCATATCCTTGAGACAAAATACATACGCATCTTTTCGTTTTATGTTCCAGAAGGTGAAGAAGATAAGTACACAGATGTTGTCATAGAAAGGCTTTCAAAGTTTACAGAGATTGCCAAGAAGGAAAATCTTGTTCTTCTTCACGAGAACGAAAAGGAGATATATGGAAACAATGCCGAAAGGTGTTTTAAAATCCTCTCCACAATCAACTCACCCAATTTGAGAGCAACATTTGACCCGGCAAATTTTGTTCAGTGCAAAGTAGAGGTTTATCCTCACGCATTTGAGCTTTTAAAGGATTACATTGAGTATGTTCACATAAAAGATGCAAAATTTTCAGACGGCAGTGTTACAGTTGCAGGTGAGGGTGATGGAAGAGTAAAAGATGTGATAGAAACACTAAAGAGGATGAGCTTTTGTGGTTTTTTATCAATAGAGCCTCATCTTAATAATAATCTTCCTGGTGGTGGACCTGAAAACTTTGCAAAGGCTTATAGGGCAATTAAAAAGATCATCGATGAGGAAGGAGAGAGTTGA
- a CDS encoding Gfo/Idh/MocA family protein has protein sequence MSKLKFAIAGCGVISKTHATAISTLSSDAELIAVCDIVEDRAKKLAQDFGIKKIYTDYEKMLLDPEIDVVSICTPSGVHSDMAVLAADSKKHVIVEKPMDITLSKADRIIEAQNRNNVVISIISQHRYSDCMQLLKRLANEGKFGNIVLATSYTKWYRSQEYYDSGSWRGTWSLDGGGALMNQSIHYIDMIQWIVGKVVEVYAYCVTRAHKRIEVEDGAVAAVKFENGAIGEIVGTTSAYPGFETRLEIFGEKGSATAVNTRLESLYFKDGSEKEYLEIYKKEEDGPVGASSAAIKEEGHVRQYRDVINAIKTGTKPLIPAEEGRHPVEIILAIYLSSLTGKPVKLPLESDEEVLKEIEKIKGKGF, from the coding sequence ATGTCAAAGCTTAAGTTTGCTATTGCGGGCTGTGGGGTTATATCAAAGACACATGCAACCGCTATTTCAACCCTTTCAAGTGATGCTGAGCTTATTGCTGTGTGCGATATTGTAGAAGATAGAGCAAAAAAACTTGCGCAGGATTTTGGCATAAAAAAGATTTATACTGACTATGAAAAGATGCTTCTTGATCCTGAGATTGATGTTGTATCTATCTGTACACCTTCAGGTGTGCATTCTGACATGGCAGTTTTAGCAGCCGATAGCAAAAAACATGTCATTGTTGAAAAGCCAATGGATATAACATTATCTAAAGCTGACAGAATAATAGAAGCCCAGAACAGGAACAATGTGGTGATTTCTATAATTTCACAGCACAGATACAGCGATTGTATGCAACTTTTAAAAAGGCTCGCAAACGAAGGAAAGTTTGGCAACATAGTTTTAGCAACAAGTTACACTAAATGGTACAGGTCGCAAGAGTATTATGACAGCGGTAGCTGGCGCGGTACATGGAGCTTAGATGGCGGTGGTGCGCTCATGAACCAGTCTATACACTATATAGACATGATTCAGTGGATTGTTGGAAAGGTTGTAGAGGTGTATGCATATTGTGTAACCCGGGCACACAAGCGTATTGAAGTTGAAGACGGAGCAGTTGCAGCAGTCAAGTTTGAAAATGGTGCAATTGGTGAGATAGTTGGAACAACAAGTGCATATCCTGGTTTTGAAACGCGGCTTGAGATTTTTGGTGAAAAAGGCTCTGCAACAGCTGTTAACACCAGGCTTGAAAGTCTTTACTTCAAAGATGGGTCTGAGAAGGAGTATTTAGAGATCTATAAGAAAGAGGAAGATGGTCCTGTTGGAGCATCTTCTGCTGCAATCAAAGAAGAAGGACATGTAAGACAGTACAGAGATGTAATAAATGCTATAAAAACCGGAACAAAACCACTTATCCCCGCTGAGGAAGGTAGACATCCTGTTGAAATTATTTTGGCAATTTATCTTTCAAGTCTTACAGGAAAACCAGTAAAACTTCCTCTTGAAAGTGATGAGGAGGTTTTAAAAGAGATTGAAAAGATAAAAGGCAAAGGTTTTTGA
- a CDS encoding rod-binding protein produces the protein MSDVSSIKIQAGYQQGISNSIIDKLEKAYSEKDKQKLKEACEEFEAIMLSTIFKQMQKSIPKGGLFKEGIADDIFNDMFVDEISKNASIAVCKMNRCTNHKIGIQE, from the coding sequence ATGAGTGATGTGTCAAGCATTAAGATTCAGGCAGGTTATCAGCAGGGAATTAGCAACTCTATCATAGACAAGCTTGAAAAAGCGTATTCTGAGAAAGACAAACAGAAACTCAAAGAGGCTTGTGAGGAATTTGAAGCAATAATGCTTTCTACCATTTTTAAACAGATGCAAAAGTCGATACCAAAAGGCGGGCTTTTTAAAGAGGGTATTGCAGATGATATCTTTAACGACATGTTTGTTGATGAGATTTCAAAAAATGCTTCAATAGCCGTTTGCAAAATGAATAGATGTACAAACCATAAAATAGGAATACAGGAATAA
- a CDS encoding transposase yields the protein MFKNHNKQLSFLELYEDVKNLALNNPHNLLGFFNKYININNFIPQSFFKAYYKYFGKHRCFSLQSMLCAFFIQKIFKFSTLTQLRAVLLNSYQLKSFCNFDTIPSISTFSRFRKIFCSEIENVFYNLAKYAQNIALEINPDLASCVIFDTTALVPMLKENNPKFIQSMLRKTKSQNPNLTSSAVYYLTYSNLPKSASASPYITRMFANGHFCYGYKFAIITNGFGLPLVITPAFCPSSDDPQDPAFSKAISDSKALIPALINLNHNFQFNQFSTFIADSALDSYMVYSSLIKDFNFSKVIIPINPRNSNQTSYTPTSDPNITISQNGIPFCNKLNKPFIYEGLCNGKNRSPRIKWRCPCSQIKDNKRFCTCPHPCTTSKSGRMFYTYPDANLRYYPGIDRNSDQFYQLYKSRVTIEQTIFNLKSFLGHDTIFSYDHISLFSDFLLSAICMLLLFILSYAILKHHQNISYKKLQKLKKLIA from the coding sequence ATGTTTAAAAATCATAATAAACAACTCTCTTTTTTAGAACTTTATGAGGACGTTAAAAACCTCGCTCTCAATAACCCTCATAACCTTCTTGGCTTCTTCAACAAATACATCAATATCAATAACTTCATCCCTCAATCCTTCTTTAAAGCCTACTATAAATACTTCGGTAAACATAGATGCTTCTCTTTGCAATCTATGTTATGTGCTTTCTTCATCCAAAAAATCTTCAAATTCTCTACCTTAACTCAACTCCGTGCTGTCTTGCTCAACTCATACCAGCTTAAATCTTTCTGCAACTTCGATACTATACCCTCTATCTCTACATTCTCAAGATTTAGAAAAATCTTTTGCTCCGAAATCGAAAACGTCTTTTATAACCTCGCAAAATATGCTCAAAATATTGCACTTGAAATAAACCCTGACCTTGCTTCTTGCGTAATATTCGACACAACTGCCTTAGTCCCTATGCTCAAAGAAAATAACCCTAAGTTCATCCAATCTATGCTCAGAAAAACTAAATCTCAAAACCCTAACCTTACATCCTCTGCTGTGTATTATCTCACATACTCAAACCTCCCCAAATCTGCTTCTGCTTCACCTTATATTACTCGTATGTTCGCTAATGGTCATTTCTGCTATGGATACAAATTCGCTATCATCACTAATGGATTTGGTTTACCTCTTGTAATCACTCCTGCCTTCTGTCCTTCTTCTGATGACCCTCAAGACCCTGCTTTTTCTAAAGCTATCTCTGATTCAAAAGCTCTTATTCCCGCTTTGATTAACCTAAACCATAATTTCCAATTCAATCAGTTTTCAACCTTTATCGCCGACAGTGCTCTTGACTCTTACATGGTCTATTCTTCCCTCATCAAAGATTTCAATTTCTCTAAAGTCATAATCCCTATTAACCCCAGAAATTCTAACCAAACCTCATATACCCCTACCTCTGACCCTAACATCACTATCTCACAAAACGGTATACCCTTCTGTAATAAACTAAATAAACCTTTTATCTACGAAGGTCTTTGTAATGGTAAAAATCGCTCCCCAAGAATTAAATGGCGCTGCCCTTGCTCTCAGATTAAAGACAATAAACGCTTTTGCACCTGCCCACATCCTTGTACTACTTCTAAGTCAGGTAGGATGTTCTATACATACCCAGATGCCAACCTGCGGTATTATCCAGGTATCGATAGAAATTCTGACCAGTTTTATCAACTTTACAAATCCAGAGTTACTATCGAGCAAACTATTTTTAATCTAAAGTCTTTTCTCGGTCATGATACCATTTTCTCATATGACCATATTTCACTTTTTTCTGACTTCTTACTCTCTGCTATTTGTATGCTTTTACTCTTTATTCTCTCTTATGCCATACTAAAACATCACCAAAATATCTCTTACAAAAAACTTCAAAAACTTAAAAAACTTATTGCCTGA
- the flgG gene encoding flagellar basal-body rod protein FlgG, producing the protein MMRALYSAALGMKAQQTNVDIISNNLANVNTTAFKKDKAEFKDLLYETLSRADVVAGDGKPVSLQIGHGVTISAITKSFAEGNLERTENPLDLAIQGEGFFVVSTPNGPRYTRDGSFKVSNVEGQIKLVTSDGYPVLAEGDTEIVLPETAISSITIDETGRITYKDQEGQIQDSGLKIKIVRFINPQGLLAEGKNLYNVSAASGEPVSEEEMEGQKSRILQGFLEMSNVQVVDEMVKLIIAQRAYEINSKAIQTADDMLSMANNLKR; encoded by the coding sequence ATGATGAGAGCACTTTATTCTGCTGCTCTTGGAATGAAAGCGCAGCAGACAAATGTTGATATCATATCCAACAACCTTGCAAATGTGAATACAACAGCTTTCAAAAAAGACAAGGCTGAGTTTAAAGACCTTTTGTATGAGACTTTGTCGCGTGCAGATGTTGTTGCAGGTGATGGAAAGCCAGTAAGTCTTCAGATAGGTCATGGCGTTACAATCTCTGCTATAACAAAAAGCTTTGCAGAAGGGAACTTGGAGAGAACTGAAAACCCACTTGATCTGGCAATTCAGGGGGAAGGATTTTTTGTTGTATCAACCCCCAACGGTCCAAGATATACAAGAGATGGAAGTTTTAAAGTTTCCAATGTTGAGGGGCAAATAAAACTTGTGACCTCAGATGGATATCCAGTTTTAGCAGAGGGTGACACTGAGATTGTTCTTCCAGAGACTGCAATCTCAAGCATCACAATAGATGAAACAGGAAGGATTACGTACAAGGATCAAGAAGGACAAATTCAGGATTCAGGTCTTAAAATCAAGATAGTAAGGTTTATAAATCCTCAAGGACTTTTGGCAGAGGGTAAAAACCTGTATAATGTTTCTGCTGCATCTGGCGAACCTGTATCTGAAGAGGAGATGGAAGGTCAAAAGAGCAGGATTTTGCAAGGTTTTTTGGAGATGTCAAACGTGCAGGTTGTGGATGAAATGGTAAAGTTAATCATTGCTCAGAGGGCGTATGAGATAAATTCCAAGGCAATTCAAACAGCTGACGATATGCTTTCCATGGCAAACAATCTCAAAAGATAA
- a CDS encoding flagellar hook-basal body protein — translation MIRGIYTSASGMILNQKLMDITANNVANVSTTGFKRDVAQVESFRNMLVYRIYDKVSSPDNAIGYMSLGSDVSRIVSDFSQGLYIKTDEPLNLAIRGNGFFTVEMPNNQGTQQILYTRNGAFTLNSRGELVTLDGFYVLGQNGRIVLQSGGQVRIDEQGNVYQNGRLVDRLRVVDFQDKQLLRKVGNNLFEADALSQPIPFSGKIIQGYLEGSNVNSVQEMVNMISVLRAYEANQKAFTIQDETLQKAVNEIARK, via the coding sequence ATGATTAGAGGAATTTACACATCGGCATCGGGGATGATTTTGAATCAAAAACTAATGGACATAACAGCAAACAACGTGGCAAATGTGAGTACAACTGGATTTAAAAGAGATGTTGCGCAGGTTGAAAGTTTCAGAAACATGCTTGTCTACAGGATATACGACAAAGTTTCTTCGCCTGACAATGCAATAGGGTATATGTCGTTAGGTAGCGACGTGTCAAGGATTGTGAGTGATTTTTCCCAGGGGCTTTACATAAAAACAGATGAGCCTTTGAACTTGGCAATAAGAGGGAATGGATTTTTTACTGTTGAAATGCCAAATAATCAAGGGACTCAGCAAATCCTTTATACCAGAAACGGTGCATTTACTTTAAATTCGCGGGGAGAGCTTGTGACACTTGATGGTTTTTACGTCCTTGGACAGAACGGAAGAATTGTTCTTCAAAGCGGTGGACAAGTGAGAATTGATGAACAGGGAAATGTCTATCAGAATGGAAGACTTGTTGACAGACTAAGGGTTGTTGATTTTCAGGATAAGCAACTTCTTCGCAAAGTTGGCAATAACCTGTTTGAAGCAGATGCGCTTAGCCAACCGATACCATTTTCAGGTAAGATTATTCAGGGGTATTTGGAAGGCTCTAATGTAAATTCAGTTCAAGAGATGGTCAATATGATAAGTGTACTGCGGGCGTATGAAGCAAACCAGAAGGCGTTTACCATTCAAGATGAGACGTTGCAAAAGGCAGTAAATGAGATTGCGAGAAAGTAG
- a CDS encoding aldo/keto reductase, with product MKYRKFPNIDFEVSALGFGCMRLPIHGDDSSQINQSLAIEMIRYAIDNGVNYIDTAYGYHGGNSEVVVGKALKEGYRNKVKLATKLPVWKLTKIEDADMILDEQLKRLDTDYIDFYLLHALNKQRWDMLKNMDIFSWIEKVKSLGKIKHIGFSFHDSLDTFKTIIDEYNGWEFCQIQYNYLNRNYQAGEEGLKYAHAKGLGVIIMEPLLGGKLARKPPEQVQMVWDKAKIKRTPAQWGFLWLWNQKEVTTVLSGMSSMQQVIENINTADEGYVGCLSEDELKLIDEVTQKYLELKPIDCTGCKYCLPCPNGVDIPRNFNLYNDAKVYNMYEETKEAYLKPEKVEQKASNCVECGLCEEKCPQNLPIRKLLKEVTQFFEG from the coding sequence ATGAAGTATCGGAAGTTTCCAAATATTGATTTTGAAGTATCAGCGCTTGGGTTTGGATGTATGCGTTTACCCATTCATGGGGACGACTCATCTCAAATTAACCAGTCTTTGGCAATTGAGATGATAAGATATGCAATTGACAATGGGGTAAATTATATTGACACAGCGTATGGTTATCATGGTGGAAACAGTGAAGTTGTTGTTGGCAAAGCTTTAAAGGAGGGATACAGAAACAAAGTAAAACTTGCAACAAAGTTGCCTGTATGGAAGCTTACTAAAATTGAAGATGCAGATATGATACTCGATGAACAGCTAAAAAGGCTTGACACTGATTATATTGATTTTTATCTTTTACATGCGCTAAACAAACAAAGATGGGACATGTTAAAGAACATGGACATTTTTAGCTGGATTGAAAAAGTTAAGTCCCTTGGCAAAATAAAACACATTGGTTTTTCCTTCCATGACAGTCTTGACACGTTCAAAACAATAATTGATGAGTACAATGGCTGGGAATTCTGTCAAATACAGTACAATTATTTAAACCGAAACTATCAGGCAGGGGAAGAAGGTTTGAAGTATGCCCACGCTAAAGGTCTTGGAGTTATAATAATGGAACCACTTTTGGGCGGAAAGCTTGCAAGAAAACCCCCTGAGCAGGTTCAAATGGTATGGGATAAGGCAAAAATCAAAAGAACACCTGCACAGTGGGGATTTTTGTGGCTCTGGAATCAAAAAGAAGTTACTACTGTTTTGAGCGGGATGAGTTCAATGCAGCAGGTGATTGAGAATATAAATACCGCAGACGAAGGGTATGTTGGATGTCTTTCTGAGGATGAGCTGAAACTCATAGATGAAGTAACTCAAAAATACCTTGAGTTAAAACCTATTGATTGTACTGGTTGCAAGTACTGTCTTCCATGTCCAAATGGTGTTGATATCCCCCGCAACTTTAATCTTTACAATGACGCAAAGGTCTACAACATGTATGAAGAAACAAAAGAAGCATATTTAAAGCCTGAAAAGGTAGAACAAAAAGCTTCAAACTGTGTAGAGTGCGGTTTGTGTGAAGAAAAATGTCCTCAAAACTTGCCAATCAGAAAGCTCTTGAAAGAGGTTACGCAATTTTTTGAAGGTTAA
- the mreB gene encoding rod shape-determining protein, producing MAFGTDIGIDLGTATVLVYVRGKGIVLREPSVVAIEQTRKQILAVGEEARRMIGRTPGNIVAVRPLRDGVISDYEVTEAMLKYFLGKVLGKRVFFKPRVVVCVPSGVTEVEKRAVLDATYEAGAKQTFLIEEPIAAAIGAGLDISRPVGCMVIDIGGGTTDIAVISLGGAVVSESIKVAGDKFDEAIIRYIRKKHSVAIGERTAEELKINIGCAYKKPRVESMEVRGRSLLTGLPKTITVTSDEMLLALEEPVSAIIEAVHRVLENTPPELAADITSTGIVMTGGGSLLWGLDKLISEKTGIPTRIADDPVSCVALGTGKALESLDVLEASLIKDPRVR from the coding sequence ATGGCGTTTGGAACAGATATAGGAATAGATTTGGGCACAGCAACAGTTTTGGTATATGTTAGAGGAAAGGGTATAGTGTTAAGAGAGCCATCAGTTGTTGCGATAGAACAGACAAGAAAACAGATTTTAGCAGTTGGAGAAGAAGCAAGACGAATGATTGGAAGGACACCGGGCAATATCGTGGCTGTAAGACCTCTTCGCGATGGTGTCATTTCAGACTATGAGGTCACAGAGGCAATGCTGAAATATTTTTTGGGGAAGGTACTTGGCAAGAGAGTATTTTTCAAACCGAGGGTTGTTGTGTGTGTGCCATCTGGAGTAACTGAGGTTGAAAAAAGAGCAGTCTTAGATGCAACATACGAAGCGGGCGCAAAACAGACATTTTTAATAGAAGAGCCAATTGCAGCTGCGATTGGTGCAGGGCTTGACATATCAAGACCGGTAGGATGTATGGTGATTGACATCGGTGGTGGAACAACAGACATTGCGGTGATTTCTCTTGGCGGGGCTGTTGTAAGTGAATCAATCAAAGTTGCGGGGGATAAATTTGACGAAGCAATTATCCGATATATAAGAAAGAAACACAGTGTTGCAATTGGTGAAAGAACGGCGGAAGAACTCAAAATAAACATTGGATGTGCTTACAAAAAGCCTCGGGTAGAATCTATGGAAGTGCGTGGAAGAAGCCTTTTAACAGGTCTTCCAAAGACGATAACGGTGACATCTGACGAAATGCTTTTAGCTTTAGAAGAGCCTGTTTCGGCTATAATTGAAGCTGTGCACAGGGTCTTGGAAAATACACCACCTGAACTTGCAGCAGACATTACCTCAACTGGAATAGTTATGACAGGTGGTGGAAGCCTTTTGTGGGGGCTTGACAAGCTTATCTCTGAAAAAACAGGAATTCCAACAAGGATTGCCGATGACCCTGTGTCATGCGTTGCGCTTGGGACAGGTAAGGCTTTAGAATCCTTAGATGTTTTGGAAGCAAGTCTTATAAAAGACCCAAGAGTCAGGTAA